From the Arvicola amphibius chromosome 2, mArvAmp1.2, whole genome shotgun sequence genome, one window contains:
- the Repin1 gene encoding replication initiator 1 isoform X3, producing the protein MDGRRVPEGHAGKVWPEQGRGGHRGVGRSRRCSRSIPRNIPRRSWKKPHPQLCSLQAEEEPMLERRCRGTMAMGPAQPRLLSGPSQESSQPNRGLRHQGKSVAQPGGQAPGKAHRCAHCRRSFPGWVAQWLHTRRCQARLPLSCQECNQRFRHAPFLALHLQVHASAVPDLGFTCHLCGHSFRGWVALVLHLRAHSAAKRPITCPECNRRFWRQKQLRAHLRRCHPPAPEARPFICGNCGRSFAQWDQLVVHKRVHVAEALEEAAVKALGPRPRGRPAVTAPRPGGDAVDRPFQCACCGKRFRHKPNLIAHRRVHTGERPHQCPECGKRFTNKPYLTSHRRIHTGEKPYPCTECGRRFRHKPNLLSHSKIHKRSEISAQAAPVIGSPQISTEPMVQPAVGALGSPGTPAEASVPLHNCADCGRSFRLERFLRLHQRQHTGERPFTCPECGKNFGKKTHLVAHSRVHSGERPFACEECGRRFSQGSHLAAHRRDHAPERPFVCPDCGKAFRHKPYLAAHRRIHTGEKPYVCPDCGKAFSQKSNLVSHRRIHTGERPYACPDCDRSFSQKSNLITHRKSHIRDGAFCCAICGQTFDDEDRLLMHQKKHDA; encoded by the exons ATGGATGGGCGCCGCGTCCCCGAAGGGCACGCGGGAAAGGTATGGCCCGAGCAGGGGCGCGGGGGCCACCGAGG TGTGGGCCGAAGTAGGCGCTGCAGCAGAAGTATCCCCAGGAACATCCCCAGAAGGAGTTGGAAAAagcctcatccccagctctgcagtcTCCAGG CAGAGGAAGAACCGATGCTGGAACGGCGCTGCAGGGGCACCATGGCCAtgggcccagcccagcccaggcttCTTTCTGGGCCCTCCCAGGAGTCCTCCCAGCCCAACAGAGGGTTGAGGCACCAGGGCAAGTCAGTAGCTCAGCCAGGAGGCCAAGCCCCAGGCAAGGCCCATCGCTGTGCCCACTGCCGGAGGAGCTTCCCGGGCTGGGTAGCCCAGTGGCTTCACACTCGGCGGTGCCAGGCACGGCTGCCGCTGTCCTGCCAAGAGTGCAACCAGCGCTTTCGCCACGCCCCCTTCTTAGCGCTGCACCTTCAGGTTCATGCCTCTGCCGTCCCCGATCTGGGTTTCACCTGCCACCTCTGTGGGCATAGTTTCCGAGGCTGGGTAGCCCTGGTACTGCACCTGCGGGCTCACTCAGCTGCAAAACGGCCCATCACTTGTCCCGAATGCAACAGACGTTTCTGGCGACAAAAGCAGCTTCGAGCTCATCTGCGGAGGtgccatcctcctgcccctgAGGCCAGGCCCTTCATATGCGGCAACTGTGGTCGGAGCTTTGCCCAGTGGGACCAGTTGGTTGTTCACAAGCGGGTGCATGTAGCCGAGGCCCTGGAAGAGGCAGCAGTCAAGGCCCTGGGTCCCCGGCCTCGGGGCCGTCCTGCCGTGACTGCCCCCAGGCCCGGTGGAGATGCCGTGGACCGCCCCTTCCAATGTGCCTGCTGCGGCAAGCGCTTCCGCCACAAGCCCAACCTGATCGCCCACCGCCGCGTGCACACTGGCGAGCGACCACACCAGTGCCCAGAGTGCGGGAAGCGCTTCACCAACAAGCCCTACCTAACTTCGCACCGGCGCATACATACCGGCGAGAAGCCCTATCCGTGCACCGAGTGTGGCCGCCGCTTCCGCCACAAACCCAacctattgtcccacagcaaaatcCACAAGCGTTCGGAGATCTCGGCACAGGCTGCCCCTGTCATCGGAAGCCCTCAGATTTCAACGGAGCCGATGGTGCAGCCTGCAGTGGGGGCTCTGGGGTCTCCGGGGACCCCGGCCGAGGCATCTGTGCCCTTGCACAACTGCGCCGACTGTGGCCGCAGCTTCCGCCTCGAGCGCTTCCTGAGGCTGCACCAGCGACAGCACACAGGCGAGCGGCCCTTCACCTGCCCTGAGTGCGGCAAGAACTTCGGCAAGAAGACGCACCTGGTGGCTCACTCGCGCGTGCACTCAGGCGAGCGGCCTTTTGCCTGCGAGGAGTGTGGGCGCCGCTTCTCACAGGGCAGCCACCTGGCAGCCCATCGGCGCGACCATGCGCCGGAGAGGCCCTTCGTGTGCCCCGACTGTGGCAAGGCTTTCCGCCACAAGCCCTACCTGGCTGCACACCGGCGCATCCACACTGGCGAGAAGCCCTACGTGTGTCCAGATTGTGGCAAAGCCTTCAGTCAAAAGTCCAACCTGGTGTCTCACCGGCGTATCCACACTGGTGAGCGGCCTTACGCTTGCCCCGACTGTGACCGCAGTTTCAGCCAGAAGTCCAACCTTATCACACACCGAAAGAGCCACATACGGGATGGCGCCTTCTGCTGTGCCATCTGTGGTCAGACCTTTGACGACGAGGATCGACTCTTGATGCACCAGAAGAAGCACGATGCCTAA
- the Repin1 gene encoding replication initiator 1 isoform X4: MDGRRVPEGHAGKVWPEQGRGGHRGVGRSRRCSRSIPRNIPRRSWKKPHPQLCSLQEEEPMLERRCRGTMAMGPAQPRLLSGPSQESSQPNRGLRHQGKSVAQPGGQAPGKAHRCAHCRRSFPGWVAQWLHTRRCQARLPLSCQECNQRFRHAPFLALHLQVHASAVPDLGFTCHLCGHSFRGWVALVLHLRAHSAAKRPITCPECNRRFWRQKQLRAHLRRCHPPAPEARPFICGNCGRSFAQWDQLVVHKRVHVAEALEEAAVKALGPRPRGRPAVTAPRPGGDAVDRPFQCACCGKRFRHKPNLIAHRRVHTGERPHQCPECGKRFTNKPYLTSHRRIHTGEKPYPCTECGRRFRHKPNLLSHSKIHKRSEISAQAAPVIGSPQISTEPMVQPAVGALGSPGTPAEASVPLHNCADCGRSFRLERFLRLHQRQHTGERPFTCPECGKNFGKKTHLVAHSRVHSGERPFACEECGRRFSQGSHLAAHRRDHAPERPFVCPDCGKAFRHKPYLAAHRRIHTGEKPYVCPDCGKAFSQKSNLVSHRRIHTGERPYACPDCDRSFSQKSNLITHRKSHIRDGAFCCAICGQTFDDEDRLLMHQKKHDA, from the exons ATGGATGGGCGCCGCGTCCCCGAAGGGCACGCGGGAAAGGTATGGCCCGAGCAGGGGCGCGGGGGCCACCGAGG TGTGGGCCGAAGTAGGCGCTGCAGCAGAAGTATCCCCAGGAACATCCCCAGAAGGAGTTGGAAAAagcctcatccccagctctgcagtcTCCAGG AGGAAGAACCGATGCTGGAACGGCGCTGCAGGGGCACCATGGCCAtgggcccagcccagcccaggcttCTTTCTGGGCCCTCCCAGGAGTCCTCCCAGCCCAACAGAGGGTTGAGGCACCAGGGCAAGTCAGTAGCTCAGCCAGGAGGCCAAGCCCCAGGCAAGGCCCATCGCTGTGCCCACTGCCGGAGGAGCTTCCCGGGCTGGGTAGCCCAGTGGCTTCACACTCGGCGGTGCCAGGCACGGCTGCCGCTGTCCTGCCAAGAGTGCAACCAGCGCTTTCGCCACGCCCCCTTCTTAGCGCTGCACCTTCAGGTTCATGCCTCTGCCGTCCCCGATCTGGGTTTCACCTGCCACCTCTGTGGGCATAGTTTCCGAGGCTGGGTAGCCCTGGTACTGCACCTGCGGGCTCACTCAGCTGCAAAACGGCCCATCACTTGTCCCGAATGCAACAGACGTTTCTGGCGACAAAAGCAGCTTCGAGCTCATCTGCGGAGGtgccatcctcctgcccctgAGGCCAGGCCCTTCATATGCGGCAACTGTGGTCGGAGCTTTGCCCAGTGGGACCAGTTGGTTGTTCACAAGCGGGTGCATGTAGCCGAGGCCCTGGAAGAGGCAGCAGTCAAGGCCCTGGGTCCCCGGCCTCGGGGCCGTCCTGCCGTGACTGCCCCCAGGCCCGGTGGAGATGCCGTGGACCGCCCCTTCCAATGTGCCTGCTGCGGCAAGCGCTTCCGCCACAAGCCCAACCTGATCGCCCACCGCCGCGTGCACACTGGCGAGCGACCACACCAGTGCCCAGAGTGCGGGAAGCGCTTCACCAACAAGCCCTACCTAACTTCGCACCGGCGCATACATACCGGCGAGAAGCCCTATCCGTGCACCGAGTGTGGCCGCCGCTTCCGCCACAAACCCAacctattgtcccacagcaaaatcCACAAGCGTTCGGAGATCTCGGCACAGGCTGCCCCTGTCATCGGAAGCCCTCAGATTTCAACGGAGCCGATGGTGCAGCCTGCAGTGGGGGCTCTGGGGTCTCCGGGGACCCCGGCCGAGGCATCTGTGCCCTTGCACAACTGCGCCGACTGTGGCCGCAGCTTCCGCCTCGAGCGCTTCCTGAGGCTGCACCAGCGACAGCACACAGGCGAGCGGCCCTTCACCTGCCCTGAGTGCGGCAAGAACTTCGGCAAGAAGACGCACCTGGTGGCTCACTCGCGCGTGCACTCAGGCGAGCGGCCTTTTGCCTGCGAGGAGTGTGGGCGCCGCTTCTCACAGGGCAGCCACCTGGCAGCCCATCGGCGCGACCATGCGCCGGAGAGGCCCTTCGTGTGCCCCGACTGTGGCAAGGCTTTCCGCCACAAGCCCTACCTGGCTGCACACCGGCGCATCCACACTGGCGAGAAGCCCTACGTGTGTCCAGATTGTGGCAAAGCCTTCAGTCAAAAGTCCAACCTGGTGTCTCACCGGCGTATCCACACTGGTGAGCGGCCTTACGCTTGCCCCGACTGTGACCGCAGTTTCAGCCAGAAGTCCAACCTTATCACACACCGAAAGAGCCACATACGGGATGGCGCCTTCTGCTGTGCCATCTGTGGTCAGACCTTTGACGACGAGGATCGACTCTTGATGCACCAGAAGAAGCACGATGCCTAA
- the Repin1 gene encoding replication initiator 1 isoform X2: protein MGIGMSLLLPFSSDIRGNRSVGRSRRCSRSIPRNIPRRSWKKPHPQLCSLQEEEPMLERRCRGTMAMGPAQPRLLSGPSQESSQPNRGLRHQGKSVAQPGGQAPGKAHRCAHCRRSFPGWVAQWLHTRRCQARLPLSCQECNQRFRHAPFLALHLQVHASAVPDLGFTCHLCGHSFRGWVALVLHLRAHSAAKRPITCPECNRRFWRQKQLRAHLRRCHPPAPEARPFICGNCGRSFAQWDQLVVHKRVHVAEALEEAAVKALGPRPRGRPAVTAPRPGGDAVDRPFQCACCGKRFRHKPNLIAHRRVHTGERPHQCPECGKRFTNKPYLTSHRRIHTGEKPYPCTECGRRFRHKPNLLSHSKIHKRSEISAQAAPVIGSPQISTEPMVQPAVGALGSPGTPAEASVPLHNCADCGRSFRLERFLRLHQRQHTGERPFTCPECGKNFGKKTHLVAHSRVHSGERPFACEECGRRFSQGSHLAAHRRDHAPERPFVCPDCGKAFRHKPYLAAHRRIHTGEKPYVCPDCGKAFSQKSNLVSHRRIHTGERPYACPDCDRSFSQKSNLITHRKSHIRDGAFCCAICGQTFDDEDRLLMHQKKHDA, encoded by the exons ATGGGGATAGGGATGTCTTTATTGCTACCGTTTTCTTCTGACATCCGGGGCAACCGGAGTGTGGGCCGAAGTAGGCGCTGCAGCAGAAGTATCCCCAGGAACATCCCCAGAAGGAGTTGGAAAAagcctcatccccagctctgcagtcTCCAGG AGGAAGAACCGATGCTGGAACGGCGCTGCAGGGGCACCATGGCCAtgggcccagcccagcccaggcttCTTTCTGGGCCCTCCCAGGAGTCCTCCCAGCCCAACAGAGGGTTGAGGCACCAGGGCAAGTCAGTAGCTCAGCCAGGAGGCCAAGCCCCAGGCAAGGCCCATCGCTGTGCCCACTGCCGGAGGAGCTTCCCGGGCTGGGTAGCCCAGTGGCTTCACACTCGGCGGTGCCAGGCACGGCTGCCGCTGTCCTGCCAAGAGTGCAACCAGCGCTTTCGCCACGCCCCCTTCTTAGCGCTGCACCTTCAGGTTCATGCCTCTGCCGTCCCCGATCTGGGTTTCACCTGCCACCTCTGTGGGCATAGTTTCCGAGGCTGGGTAGCCCTGGTACTGCACCTGCGGGCTCACTCAGCTGCAAAACGGCCCATCACTTGTCCCGAATGCAACAGACGTTTCTGGCGACAAAAGCAGCTTCGAGCTCATCTGCGGAGGtgccatcctcctgcccctgAGGCCAGGCCCTTCATATGCGGCAACTGTGGTCGGAGCTTTGCCCAGTGGGACCAGTTGGTTGTTCACAAGCGGGTGCATGTAGCCGAGGCCCTGGAAGAGGCAGCAGTCAAGGCCCTGGGTCCCCGGCCTCGGGGCCGTCCTGCCGTGACTGCCCCCAGGCCCGGTGGAGATGCCGTGGACCGCCCCTTCCAATGTGCCTGCTGCGGCAAGCGCTTCCGCCACAAGCCCAACCTGATCGCCCACCGCCGCGTGCACACTGGCGAGCGACCACACCAGTGCCCAGAGTGCGGGAAGCGCTTCACCAACAAGCCCTACCTAACTTCGCACCGGCGCATACATACCGGCGAGAAGCCCTATCCGTGCACCGAGTGTGGCCGCCGCTTCCGCCACAAACCCAacctattgtcccacagcaaaatcCACAAGCGTTCGGAGATCTCGGCACAGGCTGCCCCTGTCATCGGAAGCCCTCAGATTTCAACGGAGCCGATGGTGCAGCCTGCAGTGGGGGCTCTGGGGTCTCCGGGGACCCCGGCCGAGGCATCTGTGCCCTTGCACAACTGCGCCGACTGTGGCCGCAGCTTCCGCCTCGAGCGCTTCCTGAGGCTGCACCAGCGACAGCACACAGGCGAGCGGCCCTTCACCTGCCCTGAGTGCGGCAAGAACTTCGGCAAGAAGACGCACCTGGTGGCTCACTCGCGCGTGCACTCAGGCGAGCGGCCTTTTGCCTGCGAGGAGTGTGGGCGCCGCTTCTCACAGGGCAGCCACCTGGCAGCCCATCGGCGCGACCATGCGCCGGAGAGGCCCTTCGTGTGCCCCGACTGTGGCAAGGCTTTCCGCCACAAGCCCTACCTGGCTGCACACCGGCGCATCCACACTGGCGAGAAGCCCTACGTGTGTCCAGATTGTGGCAAAGCCTTCAGTCAAAAGTCCAACCTGGTGTCTCACCGGCGTATCCACACTGGTGAGCGGCCTTACGCTTGCCCCGACTGTGACCGCAGTTTCAGCCAGAAGTCCAACCTTATCACACACCGAAAGAGCCACATACGGGATGGCGCCTTCTGCTGTGCCATCTGTGGTCAGACCTTTGACGACGAGGATCGACTCTTGATGCACCAGAAGAAGCACGATGCCTAA
- the Repin1 gene encoding replication initiator 1 isoform X1, giving the protein MGIGMSLLLPFSSDIRGNRSVGRSRRCSRSIPRNIPRRSWKKPHPQLCSLQAEEEPMLERRCRGTMAMGPAQPRLLSGPSQESSQPNRGLRHQGKSVAQPGGQAPGKAHRCAHCRRSFPGWVAQWLHTRRCQARLPLSCQECNQRFRHAPFLALHLQVHASAVPDLGFTCHLCGHSFRGWVALVLHLRAHSAAKRPITCPECNRRFWRQKQLRAHLRRCHPPAPEARPFICGNCGRSFAQWDQLVVHKRVHVAEALEEAAVKALGPRPRGRPAVTAPRPGGDAVDRPFQCACCGKRFRHKPNLIAHRRVHTGERPHQCPECGKRFTNKPYLTSHRRIHTGEKPYPCTECGRRFRHKPNLLSHSKIHKRSEISAQAAPVIGSPQISTEPMVQPAVGALGSPGTPAEASVPLHNCADCGRSFRLERFLRLHQRQHTGERPFTCPECGKNFGKKTHLVAHSRVHSGERPFACEECGRRFSQGSHLAAHRRDHAPERPFVCPDCGKAFRHKPYLAAHRRIHTGEKPYVCPDCGKAFSQKSNLVSHRRIHTGERPYACPDCDRSFSQKSNLITHRKSHIRDGAFCCAICGQTFDDEDRLLMHQKKHDA; this is encoded by the exons ATGGGGATAGGGATGTCTTTATTGCTACCGTTTTCTTCTGACATCCGGGGCAACCGGAGTGTGGGCCGAAGTAGGCGCTGCAGCAGAAGTATCCCCAGGAACATCCCCAGAAGGAGTTGGAAAAagcctcatccccagctctgcagtcTCCAGG CAGAGGAAGAACCGATGCTGGAACGGCGCTGCAGGGGCACCATGGCCAtgggcccagcccagcccaggcttCTTTCTGGGCCCTCCCAGGAGTCCTCCCAGCCCAACAGAGGGTTGAGGCACCAGGGCAAGTCAGTAGCTCAGCCAGGAGGCCAAGCCCCAGGCAAGGCCCATCGCTGTGCCCACTGCCGGAGGAGCTTCCCGGGCTGGGTAGCCCAGTGGCTTCACACTCGGCGGTGCCAGGCACGGCTGCCGCTGTCCTGCCAAGAGTGCAACCAGCGCTTTCGCCACGCCCCCTTCTTAGCGCTGCACCTTCAGGTTCATGCCTCTGCCGTCCCCGATCTGGGTTTCACCTGCCACCTCTGTGGGCATAGTTTCCGAGGCTGGGTAGCCCTGGTACTGCACCTGCGGGCTCACTCAGCTGCAAAACGGCCCATCACTTGTCCCGAATGCAACAGACGTTTCTGGCGACAAAAGCAGCTTCGAGCTCATCTGCGGAGGtgccatcctcctgcccctgAGGCCAGGCCCTTCATATGCGGCAACTGTGGTCGGAGCTTTGCCCAGTGGGACCAGTTGGTTGTTCACAAGCGGGTGCATGTAGCCGAGGCCCTGGAAGAGGCAGCAGTCAAGGCCCTGGGTCCCCGGCCTCGGGGCCGTCCTGCCGTGACTGCCCCCAGGCCCGGTGGAGATGCCGTGGACCGCCCCTTCCAATGTGCCTGCTGCGGCAAGCGCTTCCGCCACAAGCCCAACCTGATCGCCCACCGCCGCGTGCACACTGGCGAGCGACCACACCAGTGCCCAGAGTGCGGGAAGCGCTTCACCAACAAGCCCTACCTAACTTCGCACCGGCGCATACATACCGGCGAGAAGCCCTATCCGTGCACCGAGTGTGGCCGCCGCTTCCGCCACAAACCCAacctattgtcccacagcaaaatcCACAAGCGTTCGGAGATCTCGGCACAGGCTGCCCCTGTCATCGGAAGCCCTCAGATTTCAACGGAGCCGATGGTGCAGCCTGCAGTGGGGGCTCTGGGGTCTCCGGGGACCCCGGCCGAGGCATCTGTGCCCTTGCACAACTGCGCCGACTGTGGCCGCAGCTTCCGCCTCGAGCGCTTCCTGAGGCTGCACCAGCGACAGCACACAGGCGAGCGGCCCTTCACCTGCCCTGAGTGCGGCAAGAACTTCGGCAAGAAGACGCACCTGGTGGCTCACTCGCGCGTGCACTCAGGCGAGCGGCCTTTTGCCTGCGAGGAGTGTGGGCGCCGCTTCTCACAGGGCAGCCACCTGGCAGCCCATCGGCGCGACCATGCGCCGGAGAGGCCCTTCGTGTGCCCCGACTGTGGCAAGGCTTTCCGCCACAAGCCCTACCTGGCTGCACACCGGCGCATCCACACTGGCGAGAAGCCCTACGTGTGTCCAGATTGTGGCAAAGCCTTCAGTCAAAAGTCCAACCTGGTGTCTCACCGGCGTATCCACACTGGTGAGCGGCCTTACGCTTGCCCCGACTGTGACCGCAGTTTCAGCCAGAAGTCCAACCTTATCACACACCGAAAGAGCCACATACGGGATGGCGCCTTCTGCTGTGCCATCTGTGGTCAGACCTTTGACGACGAGGATCGACTCTTGATGCACCAGAAGAAGCACGATGCCTAA